One genomic window of Paramormyrops kingsleyae isolate MSU_618 chromosome 20, PKINGS_0.4, whole genome shotgun sequence includes the following:
- the pcgf6 gene encoding polycomb group RING finger protein 6 isoform X4, with protein sequence MEAKDEQILRGDPPESPSGVTGKDTAGEAMDLEAEAGDPEAEEVEAGVEGFPRPCTSWERRAGPSSSEESQAFGSNDETDEHSFPLAELFPYICCTICKGFFIEATTITECLHTFCKSCIVKHFFYSNRCPNCNVVVHQTQPLYNIRLDRQLQDIVFKMIPHLEERERERMQSFYKERGLEVPKPVGPSPVASAKAPKQKKSPLAQSGFTIPSELDVSLVLEFVGAEEGIDNYKARLSLWVLGQTEPLERKYVRVSGEATIHHVELFIRRKMELNPACQVDVVCGDHLLDRYQSLREVQNVMGEGALQDGLLVLHFGLVQPPRR encoded by the exons ATGGAAGCGAAAGACGAGCAGATTCTTCGCGGTGACCCGCCGGAGAGCCCGAGCGGCGTAACGGGGAAGGACACCGCTGGGGAAGCCATGGACCTAGAAGCGGAGGCTGGAGACCCGGAGGCTGAGGAGGTGGAGGCGGGCGTCGAGGGCTTCCCCCGTCCCTGTACATCCTGGGAGCGACGCGCCGGACCGAGCAGCTCCGAGGAGTCGCAGGCCTTCGGCTCAAATGATGAGACCGACGAG CACTCCTTTCCTTTGGCAGAGCTGTTCCCCTACATTTGCTGCACTATTTGTAAGGGATTCTTCATAGAAGCCACAACCATCACAGAATGCCTGCACACAT TCTGTAAGAGCTGCATCGTCAAGCACTTCTTTTACAGCAATAGATGTCCTAATTGCAACGTTGTCGTACATCAGACGCAGCCACTGTACAATATCAG ACTCGACAGACAACTGCAGGACATTGTCTTCAAGATGATCCCCCATCTGGAAGAAA gagaaagagaaagaatgCAAAGTTTTTACAAAGAGAGAGGACTTGAGGTACCAAAGCCTG TGGGTCCTTCTCCTGTGGCGTCCGCAAAGGCCCCGAAGCAGAAGAAGAGCCCGCTGGCCCAGTCAGGGTTCACCATCCCGTCAGAGCTGGACGTCTCGCTCGTGCTGGAGTTTGTGGG AGCAGAAGAGGGCATTGACAACTACAAG GCTCGTCTTTCATTATGGGTACTGGGCCAGACGGAG CCCCTGGAGAGGAAGTACGTGCGGGTGTCGGGGGAGGCTACCATCCACCATGTGGAGCTCTTCATCAGGAGGAAGATGGAGCTGAACCCTGCCTGTCAG GTGGACGTTGTCTGTGGGGACCACCTGCTTGACCGATACCAGTCATTGAGGGAGGTCCAGAATGTCATGGGAGAAGGTGCGCTTCAG GATGGACTCCTCGTGCTGCATTTTGGACTCGTGCAGCCTCCCCGGAGATGA
- the pcgf6 gene encoding polycomb group RING finger protein 6 isoform X5, which yields MEAKDEQILRGDPPESPSGVTGKDTAGEAMDLEAEAGDPEAEEVEAGVEGFPRPCTSWERRAGPSSSEESQAFGSNDETDEHSFPLAELFPYICCTICKGFFIEATTITECLHTFCKSCIVKHFFYSNRCPNCNVVVHQTQPLYNIRLDRQLQDIVFKMIPHLEERERERMQSFYKERGLEVPKPVGPSPVASAKAPKQKKSPLAQSGFTIPSELDVSLVLEFVGAEEGIDNYKPLERKYVRVSGEATIHHVELFIRRKMELNPACQVDVVCGDHLLDRYQSLREVQNVMGEGALQDGLLVLHFGLVQPPRR from the exons ATGGAAGCGAAAGACGAGCAGATTCTTCGCGGTGACCCGCCGGAGAGCCCGAGCGGCGTAACGGGGAAGGACACCGCTGGGGAAGCCATGGACCTAGAAGCGGAGGCTGGAGACCCGGAGGCTGAGGAGGTGGAGGCGGGCGTCGAGGGCTTCCCCCGTCCCTGTACATCCTGGGAGCGACGCGCCGGACCGAGCAGCTCCGAGGAGTCGCAGGCCTTCGGCTCAAATGATGAGACCGACGAG CACTCCTTTCCTTTGGCAGAGCTGTTCCCCTACATTTGCTGCACTATTTGTAAGGGATTCTTCATAGAAGCCACAACCATCACAGAATGCCTGCACACAT TCTGTAAGAGCTGCATCGTCAAGCACTTCTTTTACAGCAATAGATGTCCTAATTGCAACGTTGTCGTACATCAGACGCAGCCACTGTACAATATCAG ACTCGACAGACAACTGCAGGACATTGTCTTCAAGATGATCCCCCATCTGGAAGAAA gagaaagagaaagaatgCAAAGTTTTTACAAAGAGAGAGGACTTGAGGTACCAAAGCCTG TGGGTCCTTCTCCTGTGGCGTCCGCAAAGGCCCCGAAGCAGAAGAAGAGCCCGCTGGCCCAGTCAGGGTTCACCATCCCGTCAGAGCTGGACGTCTCGCTCGTGCTGGAGTTTGTGGG AGCAGAAGAGGGCATTGACAACTACAAG CCCCTGGAGAGGAAGTACGTGCGGGTGTCGGGGGAGGCTACCATCCACCATGTGGAGCTCTTCATCAGGAGGAAGATGGAGCTGAACCCTGCCTGTCAG GTGGACGTTGTCTGTGGGGACCACCTGCTTGACCGATACCAGTCATTGAGGGAGGTCCAGAATGTCATGGGAGAAGGTGCGCTTCAG GATGGACTCCTCGTGCTGCATTTTGGACTCGTGCAGCCTCCCCGGAGATGA
- the pcgf6 gene encoding polycomb group RING finger protein 6 isoform X6, with protein MEAKDEQILRGDPPESPSGVTGKDTAGEAMDLEAEAGDPEAEEVEAGVEGFPRPCTSWERRAGPSSSEESQAFGSNDETDEHSFPLAELFPYICCTICKGFFIEATTITECLHTFCKSCIVKHFFYSNRCPNCNVVVHQTQPLYNIRLDRQLQDIVFKMIPHLEERERERMQSFYKERGLEVPKPVGPSPVASAKAPKQKKSPLAQSGFTIPSELDVSLVLEFVGAEEGIDNYKARLSLWVLGQTEPLERKYVRVSGEATIHHVELFIRRKMELNPACQVDVVCGDHLLDRYQSLREVQNVMGEGALQ; from the exons ATGGAAGCGAAAGACGAGCAGATTCTTCGCGGTGACCCGCCGGAGAGCCCGAGCGGCGTAACGGGGAAGGACACCGCTGGGGAAGCCATGGACCTAGAAGCGGAGGCTGGAGACCCGGAGGCTGAGGAGGTGGAGGCGGGCGTCGAGGGCTTCCCCCGTCCCTGTACATCCTGGGAGCGACGCGCCGGACCGAGCAGCTCCGAGGAGTCGCAGGCCTTCGGCTCAAATGATGAGACCGACGAG CACTCCTTTCCTTTGGCAGAGCTGTTCCCCTACATTTGCTGCACTATTTGTAAGGGATTCTTCATAGAAGCCACAACCATCACAGAATGCCTGCACACAT TCTGTAAGAGCTGCATCGTCAAGCACTTCTTTTACAGCAATAGATGTCCTAATTGCAACGTTGTCGTACATCAGACGCAGCCACTGTACAATATCAG ACTCGACAGACAACTGCAGGACATTGTCTTCAAGATGATCCCCCATCTGGAAGAAA gagaaagagaaagaatgCAAAGTTTTTACAAAGAGAGAGGACTTGAGGTACCAAAGCCTG TGGGTCCTTCTCCTGTGGCGTCCGCAAAGGCCCCGAAGCAGAAGAAGAGCCCGCTGGCCCAGTCAGGGTTCACCATCCCGTCAGAGCTGGACGTCTCGCTCGTGCTGGAGTTTGTGGG AGCAGAAGAGGGCATTGACAACTACAAG GCTCGTCTTTCATTATGGGTACTGGGCCAGACGGAG CCCCTGGAGAGGAAGTACGTGCGGGTGTCGGGGGAGGCTACCATCCACCATGTGGAGCTCTTCATCAGGAGGAAGATGGAGCTGAACCCTGCCTGTCAG GTGGACGTTGTCTGTGGGGACCACCTGCTTGACCGATACCAGTCATTGAGGGAGGTCCAGAATGTCATGGGAGAAGGTGCGCTTCAG TGA
- the atp5md gene encoding ATP synthase membrane subunit K, mitochondrial: MAGHDAGSQHQFTGFSKYFNSYTLQGRKNCVLATYAGIAAIFLYFKLKPKKQKQIAEK, translated from the exons ATGGCAGGACACGATGCTGGATCTCAACACCAGTTTACTGGTTTCTCAAAGTACTTCAATTCATATACCCTCCAGGGAAGGAAAAAT TGTGTCCTGGCTACATATGCGGGGATTGCTGCAATTTTCCTCTACTTTAAACTGAAGCCTAAGAAACAGAAGCAAATTGCagaaaagtaa